One Triticum dicoccoides isolate Atlit2015 ecotype Zavitan chromosome 5B, WEW_v2.0, whole genome shotgun sequence genomic window carries:
- the LOC119309341 gene encoding TPR repeat-containing thioredoxin TDX-like: protein MAKAGENSFEDEIMESDIELEGEVVEPDNDPLQKMGDPSVEVSEEMRDKAQLYKKKGVDAFSEGKLDEAVEHLTEAILLNPTSAILYAARAGVFVKMKKPNAAILDAEAALQINPDSAKGYKSRGMAKAMLGKWEDAAHDLHLAAKLDFDEEISSELKKVEPNVHKIEEHKKKYERLRKERDMKKADLERQRRHAEEVSAASAVLKPGDVITIHSSNQLEEIFTAASKLSKLVILYFTATWCGPCRFMGPVYKSLSEQHRNVVFLKLDIDQQGNIAHRWNVSSVPTFSCVINGKEIDKVVGADKTGLERKIAQHGSLKH from the exons ATGGCAAAGGCGGGAGAGAACAGCTTTGAGGATGAAATCATGGAGTCGGACATCGAATTGGAAGGGGAAGTTGTTGAGCCGGACAATGATCCTCTGCAGAAG ATGGGAGATCCATCAGTTGAAGTCTCTGAAGAAATGCGCGACAAGGCACAGCTCTACAAAAAGAAGGGCGTTGATGCGTTTTCAGAAG GTAAACTGGACGAAGCAGTTGAGCACCTGACGGAGGCCATCTTGCTGAACCCCACTTCAGCTATCCTCTATGCAGCCAGGG CTGGTGTTTTTGTGAAGATGAAGAAACCAAATGCAGCAATTCTTGATGCGGAGGCAGCATTACAG ATAAATCCAGATTCTGCTAAAGGATATAAATCACGAGGGATGGCGAAAGCTATGCTTGGGAAGTGGGAAGATGCTGCTCATGACCTTCACTTGGCAGCAAAATTGGATTTTGATGAAGAGATCAGCTCAGAGCTTAAGAAG GTTGAACCCAATGTACACAAAATTGAGGAGCACAAGAAAAAGTATGAACGCCTGCGTAAAGAGAGGGACATGAAAAAAGCTGACTTGGAAAGACAACGTAGGCATGCTGAGGAG GTTTCTGCTGCTTCTGCTGTTCTAAAGCCTG GTGATGTGATCACTATCCACTCATCTAATCAACTGGAAGAAATATTTACAGCCGCGTCAAAACTGTCAAAGCTTGTGATTCTGTATTTTACTGCAACATGGTGTGGACCATGTCGTTTTATGGGCCCTGTTTACAAAAGCTTATCTGAACAGCACCGGAATGTCGTATTCCTTAAGTTGGACATTGATCAACAAGGCAATATTGCCCATCGCTGGAATGTCTCAAGTGTTCCAACATTCTCCTGTGTGATAAACGGCAAAGAGATTGATAAGGTTGTCGGGGCTGACAAGACTGGCCTTGAGAGAAAAATTGCGCAGCATGGCTCTCTTAAACACTGA